CAAAACGTCAATTACGCTAAATGCAAACTGTTACTGTTCCGTAGAGCATTTgtaaaaccttaaaaaaagagGCCCCCTTTCCCCAAACCAACCAGCAAAGTACTTTACTTTCTAAAGTGAAGAAATAAGATAAACAGGCATAGGATAATATAAGAATATTCTGTACTCATtgtttcaaatgagaaaatttttattttcaatgcataagaatttaaaatatatcctaGTATTGAAGATTTCATAAGAACCTTGTTTTATTTGTTCCTGCTTGTAATACTATGGAATAAAAGTAGAGGTGAGAAATTACAATCTTTGTTTCTACAAATTTGCTCAATTCATAAACTAGGCACTCATTACCAAATCGAATTAATAGAGAAAACTTACGTGATTAAAAAAGATACTGTTTAAAATAAGCCCTGCAAATATTCTTATATCAAGAATAAATCACACATCTGGACTTGATAAGTCAATAATTGTTCTAATAATGACCACTGTatagaaagttttttaaaattaaagtttatccTGTCATAACTCAAACTGCTTTTAGTATATAAGCACAATGTTACAAAAACTATCATAGTGATgcttactttttccatttttcattccaGACTTATCAGGTACTCCATGGTCTGTTTCCATTTCTGACTCCAATTTTATTTGggatattgttttttttaaagaagccatGCTGGCTTTTTGCAATGCTAAATACTCTTTTTTCAAATCCATCCATTCGCTCCTGTaatgaaaaaaatgtacttttgaAATAGTGACAAATTACTAAGTAAAAAGTAAGTATCTGAACATAGACATTCACAGTGACTTGCAAGCTCTCCTCCCCACTCTTCTCCctttaaacacacacattcacacacacattcctGAGTTCTAAGTCCATCTAGCAAACAAGCAAAGTTACCCCAGCCCCAACATTCAGATTAAGTGTTTTAAATTTGCCAACTTGATTCTTGAGTATGCTTCAAATAtctgaatttataaaaataaaagctttgaaTTAATTAACTAGGAACATTTACTAGAACAGCCAGCCATCTCTGggtgaaagaaaggagagactAAAATTTAAAGATTATTTGTTAAACTGCTTCCAATTTGAGAGAACATTCCTCAGTATTTACTTGAGTCAAAAGGaatttctaagaagaaaaaaacaccccATGGAAgcgatttatttatttacatacattTAACATGTAGATGTTTCTTCAAATAGCTAGAGCTCCTCCAGATAGAAACACAATGCCTCTCTTAGCTCCCCAGGAGCACTCATTGTTACCCTAATCTATGCCATCAAACAAGCAgatgggggattttttttttaaagaggaggatATCTTGTGGTAATGGTTTTAGCTGTTAACATTGACATCTgtatacttcaaaaaaaaaaaagtatccagACCCACCCAGGATCATACACTCCCTGGGAGCTGATACATTAGAATAACAAAAGGCTCTTGTAATGATTCTCTGAGATAAAAAGGCAAAAGGAATTCAGGGGTTAAGATTAGTATAAATACAAGTGCCTGAGGTCCTTGCCTTTTAACCTTCAAGAGGAGAACAGGACTCTTTGGAAAATATGATCCAGGAAGGTTaagaaaatctcttccaaaggtatgcgattttgccttttctccacctTGTTCTCACCCCTCGAGTGGATGGACTCTCTTTAACTTTAACATGGACGTGCTTTCTGTGACTTGCAAAATAGTAAGTGCTTCCATGTTTTAGTAGAAGTGAATCCAAATTATTCCTCTGGATGCAACATGGCAATCCGGCTAACAGAGGTCAAGGGGATCCCCTTTGCTTTAACATGGGGGTACCTGCTGTGTAAAGCAAAAGTAAGTGCTTCCATGTTTCAGTGGAGGTGTCTCCAAACCGTCACAGTTATTTTGACCCAAGATTATTTTCTAAACTTATTTTACAGGTTAAAGAATGTTTCTCATTACAAGTTTTTCTAAGATTGGGCTCCCCACCACTTAAACGTGGATGTACTTGCTTTGAAACTATAAAAGTAAGTGCTTCCATGTTTTAGTGATGGTAGGTCTTCCTTTTACAAGACTTCAAGAGTACTTTATGTAACTGCTGTCTCTGGTGTAGTGACTGTGCCTTTTAAATCTGTTAAGGAACACCCTCTACTTTAACATGGAGGCACTTGCTGTGACTTGAGAAAAATAAGTGCTTCCATGTTTTAGTGTGGTGGTTCCTTTTTAATCCTCAACCGTGTTATACCCACACTGTGCAGAGACCTTGGGCATATGCCATCACTGTTGCTAATATGCAACTCTGTTCAATACAAACTGGAATTGCACTTTAGCAATGGTGACGGAGTGTGTCAACTGCCAACAATTACCACTGACTTACTTTGATAGCACTCTTAGTGGTATAACTTCTTCTCCCATCTTATGCCTCTCTTTATGCTTTTTCTTATGCTTCCTTTTTGCTTTTAAGAGGGATCCATCTTTTATATCCCCAgtatccttttcctcttcagtaGAGACTTCTAAATCTTAAATATAAAGTTAAGAAAAGACAAGTTAAGGAATAAAAGCCTTAATTATGTAAGCCTAACCTTAAAGTTATATAAAAtacctttgttttctttggaaacttCTGAAGCTTCTTTTTGAACGTCACCTTTCTGAgccattttctttacttttgctcTGGGAGTTAGGCATTCCGCATCTTCGGAGctacttctcttcctcttccctgttCTGATTGAAGGTAAGCTGGATGTTTCAGCTTTTTCccgttttttcttcttctttgaggGTGGCTTTTGGGGTTCAGTAATCTCTACTTCGGAGCCCTCAGATGTGGTCCTGGATCTTTTCATTTTACAGGCGGCCTCCTTGCTTGTGTCCATATTTGACTCCTTGGTCTGCACGTTGTCTTCCTTCTTCACTcggccttttttcttctttttctttttcttttcttctgtaacaATGctatcattaattttaattttacttccaCTACATCTACTTAAATATTAAGCTACTCACCTGATACTCTAAGGGCAGGAATGGGCTTATTTTTCACTGTCTTAGGAAATACACCAGGTTTTCTTGGTGCTTCTTCTGGTGGGTtgttaagaaactgaaaagaaatcagcaaaattttgttactatttcaaacacttgctaattttctttttttctttttaggttctGGACCTACCTCAATAGCTTTTGCtgcttgttcttttgtttcaaattCCACAAAGGCAAATCCCTTTGGATCTCCAGTAGACTTATAATGTGGTATACTTATATAAACAACATTGCCACATTTCCCAAAAACTCTCTCAATCCAGCTGTGATTAACGTTTTTGGGAAGCAACTCCTataaattgataaactggattAGAAGCAGTATTAAATACATTAAGATTCTTGTTCAGAAGGCCATTAAATTTTTAGTTGAATGttaaaatgtttgtcttttttttgtatgtgagagaaAGGGGTGTGAACAAGCATGTGAGAAAGAAATGCATGAGACAAAAGAGGTTGAGAGATATGTGAATCTGAGTGTGAGGGGGGAGACAAGGCAGGTGGAAGGGAGCCGTTTGAGAGATGTTGGTGTGAAACTGAGAGTGGGTGTGCAGATGGAGACTGAGAAAGGAGTGTAAGACAGGTATGGTGTGTAAACAGCCGTGTCGATGAGACAGAAGTATCAAAACGTTCGTCATTCTTTACTGGGGACGTGGCTGTAAGGTTTTTGTAGGAAAAGGCTTACCACATACACTGTGCGCTCATCCTCATCCTTCGGTCTCTCACCCAGAGGCTTCTTTCTCCTGATTCTGGTGCCTTCTAAATCCAGCTTTAAAATGGTATATTAGATTAAGAAACTAAATTATGTAGTTACATGATATATAATACAGTCTAATAATTCTTACCTCTACAACAGCTGAACTTTTCAGGGCTCTGGCTATTAGCTTTCCATCAGTagtcaattttttcattttgttgaaagACACAAGAAGTGATATGTCAACGTCTAATGGAAATGCCAAagggaataaatataaatagaagccAAATCAGTGGTACAAATGAAAATTGGGATGAATTTAATCTGCCCTTATATGTAGGTGTAGTCCATTAAGTTATTTGGTAAAAAATTCACTCATATTTAAGTCTTAGCACAATTTAACACATTAAACTATTAAAGGGGTTTTTGGACTAGGTAAAATGTCTTGTCTGAAATAACTGCCTAAGTACACATAACACATGCTTATATCCTCATCTCTGAAATACACAATACACTTCAGAATAAATTTGGCATAACTGCTTTGGTCTGCAGTTGCTAGAGTCCTACTATGTATGAGTCTCTAGAAAAAATAGTGTCATAAAGGGCACAACAGTTTATCTGGAAAATACTTAATATCTAACGGATGTATCATAAAAttctatatgtacatatataaaatagtgtatattatatatttctaaatatactATATAATACTATATAATGTACTATAACATACTGTATATACTACATAggattttactttatattttagaagttAAAGGGCAACACACAAAAATTGGTTCCGTTACATACTGAAGCAAACTTACATCCATCTCTAGATTTTTCTATCTGCTCTCGAAGAAATCTATCCTTGTGAAGATTTGCATCTCCAAACCAGAAGTCCACTTGCTTAGCAATATCTGCAAGCACCTGTTTAACTCGAGACCGTTTCTTTTTTTCTacgtcttttttcttttcagtgctttctTCTTCCATTGCCTTTTCCTGATTTCCACTTTCAGTTTCCATTCctatgaaatgaaaaatgggTGAATATTTAAGTCACCACGAAATTGGTGGTAATATTagcactaatttttaaaagaaaaatatttagatgaGCCTTAAATCTAAAGGGATAACGGACTCAAATTTGGCTGCCAGAAGATAAACTTTTCAGAGGAACTTTTCCCAGACGTTTTCTACAATCAGCTGAGGAAACTTTCATTGGCcttgtggttttaaaatttttttagctTTTCCCTGTTCACTTTTCATTGGTcttgttttcacttttaaaataatttacctcCTATGCCATGGGTCATAGCTTTAGttttttatgcctttttaaaCTGCAGGACCAGATTATCCTAGTACAGTATAAAGTCTATAACTACATCTATAGCTCACCAAACTACACCTTCAAATCGTGCGTCAAAATGTAAGATTCAGGGACTCAGACATTCTTCATCtcaaaaaaacctgaaaaagtCACTCATTTCTTAATACTACAACCTCTAATGAAATACTAATAACTTGATTCTTGATTTTTAACAAGGTTAATTTCTGCTCACCAGGAGCAGAATTCAACTGGCAGGCTATAGGACAGGCCTTCTCTTTTCAGGCAGCCATCCCATCCTGGTGTGTAATTCCTAGGCAGCAatgcccagcccctccttcctTAGGTGACTTTGCAGGGCTCTTCTGTGCTCTCAGCTCCAGTCATACTGGTTTTCCAGCTGCAACTAAAACTCAGCCAGCAAACTCTAGACGGAGGGCCTCTGGAGCCTGTCGGTTTCTCTCAAGTCCGCATGCCCTGGACAATACAGCTTGCTCCCTCACTTGCTGAAGtcttgctcaaatgtcacctcagtGAGGTCTCCTCCCACAACCATATTTAAAACTGCAAATCTGGAGACAAACATACTGTATCTCTCCTGCCTTATCTTCTCCATTGCACTTAAATCACCTTCTAACATTAATatataatttgtttattctttatcctTCTTAGAATGTAAGATTGATGGAatcagagatttttgtctgttttgtttattgatagatccccagtccctggcaagtAGTCActcaaaaatttgttgaatgagttgTGCCACCTTAATCAAACCACTAGAGGTACGTACACAAAACCGAGTATATGAGCCTGGGATGAGGTGGGCCTGCCTGAGAATAACCTCAGTCTCCCGTAATACGGTTTTCTGGGAAAGAGGAGAGTGAAGACAAATGGGGAGTTGTACCTGTGTCTCCTGGTGAACCTGGGTGGGAGCCACTATTAGCAGGCATTGGGCCTATGTGACCAGAGTGACAGAGCTGActggtgggcaaaaggggtaaagctTTTACCTATCAAGGTGACCTAAAACACTGTGCCCTTATCTGTGGAAGCCATACATGTCTGCTGTAGGTAAGGGGcaccaaaaaaaagggggggggggtggatttGGGTTAATTGCTGGATTTGGCTAAGAGCTGGGGCTGGATAGGCTGGGCCTCCAGAGGAGATGAGGATGTTGCCCCTACTGTATCTGCTGCCTCGTATCCTTCTTTAAAGCTCAGTAAACACAGTATTAGATTAAAGCCTACTCATGTCTCCTGAGTCTGTCAGCTAGAATCTGTCACTGCAGTGATGCTGCAGAAGTGACAGATAATGTGTTTCAAAGAGACATCTACTAAGAGAGCACAAAGCCACTGATGCATTTCACTTCAAATCCCCAACAAAACTTGCATCCTCACCAAAGGCAACAGAAGAGTATTTTGGCATTTATTTAGAACAGGTTTCAGGTGATCAGACAAGTACCaactttgaaaatatgtaatTCATGCAGTATTTATTTAGATGATGCTAGCATAACACACAAAATGGGGTTCCACGGCAGAAGTAATCAGGAGAAAAGCAAGCAGCTGTCATTTAACGCCACATAACCACATTCCTCACCTCATACTCTCACTTCAACCCATCCTGTCAGGCTTTCCTTCCCGCCATTCTAGCGACTCTGAAAACAATGGTCGCCACTGCCTGCCTGATCTCTCAGCCGCTCTTCTAGTTGATAACTCCttccttgaaaacattttcttcatttggctTCCAGGAGAGTTTTCCTccttctcaatttccttttcgGGACCCTCCTAGTCCGCGCTACCTTCCTGTGCTGCTGAGGACTACATTCAGTCCTGAGTGCCCTTATCCACACACTCATCCTTGCTGAGGCTCCCTGGCTTTCAGCTCCTCAGCTCTATGCTGATTTTTCACAGATCTGCGTTCTCCAGCCCTGACTTCTCTCATCAGCTGCCTATTCCAATATTCAACTGTCCATCTGACAGCTCCTCTTGTTCACCTAAAGTCAATCTCAAGCTTAAAAGGGCAAAAATTAAGTTCCCAAATTTTAACAAACCCATTTTTTGCCTAGTTTTTCCTAACTCAGGAAATACCAATTACAAAACTGCGAAGATGTCAAAAACCTTGAAATCCTCCTTAATTCTTTTCCTCACACCCCACAGCCAATTCATTAGCATTTCTATTAGCTCTAACTTTAGGAAAAATATCCTGAATATGAATACTTCTCATTTCTTCATCACAACCACCTGGTCCAAGCTACGATTGTGTTTTGCCTGAACTACTGCAAAGAGCACCCTAACGTCTGCTAGcttctattcttccttcattATCAATTCTCCAAAAAACAGCCAGAATAATCATTTAAATATGCAGATCAGATCACGTCAATCTCTTACACAAAATCCTCCAAAGGTTTCTCATCGAACTCAGAATATAATCCTTCCTCTGGCCTACTAGGCCCTATTTGATCTGGCTTGGGGCTCTCCCTCTAACTTCCTCTCTTAGAATTCTTTCCAGCAGGCTCACTTCAACCACAACATACCACCTTTCCGTTTCTTAAACATGCTAAGGCCATGCCCATCTCCAGGCTTTTGCTCTCGCTGCTCTCTTTACCTTCCCTGCCACATCTATAGGGATTAATTCCTTGTTCACTCAGGCCTCTACAAATGTTACTTTCTCAAAGAGGCTTTCTCTGTCACCCAACGTAAAATATTCCCTccctggggctgccctgtggcccaATGGTTAAGTTCCAGGTGCTCTGCTTAGGTAAATGTTAACCGCCAATGTTaaccaacccccccccccccccccccccgctacCCCCAGTCACCACTTTCTATCCTTGTATCCTCTTATCATAACCTGGAATTACAACTGTATTGTCTGTGTacctcactagaatgtaaacacTATGAGGGCAGGAACTTTAGCTTGGTCACGATCTAAGCATCtgttgaattaaataaataatgcatttaaaaggaTCTTAAAAACTGAAGTGTTAAGCATTTAGGTTCTTTTGTAAGGTGGTAGAATTATAAATGAAACACAAATGTAGCCTATGCTTATCACTAGAGCAGGATCCACTGCTAACTTTTCCTTCTGAAAAAGTACAGACTATAAAGGCCAGATTACCAGCTCTCCAATTCCTTTCCTTGTCAAAGCTGCCACCTAAGGAAATGGTGGACAGAACTGCAAAAGCACAGAAAGTCACAATTCTGGAAACCAGACTCTTCCCATCATTTTCATATCTCAGTCTAGAcctctccctcattccttctCCTAAGAATTATTTTAGTGGCTTGGAGAATTAAGCTCAGAAACTCCTGCCTAGTGCGCGTAACACATATCTGCAATTagcaatcttaaaaaatatgtgtAACCATTATTATTTACTATCATTTACCAATCAGTCACTGAGTCCTATCAATTCGACCTTTGGACTGGCTCATATCTCCACCCACTGCTTTCTATAACTACTGTCACTATATCATGGGAACAGTTTATAAACTGTTCTAGAAGTCACCCATCCTTCACAAAAGCTGTGTAACTTACCTAAAACACAGACAATTTTGTGACTGTGATGTTAAAACTTTCAATACTAAAAATTCCTAGCCTCTTCTTGTAACatagtatgtatttttaaaaaactattaaatgAACCAGTGACAGCTAACTGGCTTCTGAACAGGGGCTTCAAACAAAGAATACGAGTTACTGTGTAACCATGACAGttactttacatatattgtttTAAATCCTCACAATCCCACGAGGTGGTTTCTTCCAACTTCTTGCAGAGGCTcaaaggttaagcaacttgggCAAAGTGAGCCAGGTAAGGAAGCTCAGGTATGTGTGACTCCCACACTGCCTATCTTTTGGTAGAATCTCTTGCAAACTGTCACCATGCATTCTATGTTCTGATTCAGCAATTATTAACCTGAAGTCCAAGGGATTTTGGGTGGGTTTCAACAATTCTTGTGAATCCCATGATACTCTTAAAAGATAAACtttaaagaaaaggtaaaatcatgactaTCATACAAATATAAAGTGAACACATATTAAAGGTTTTATTTAAGTAATTCATCAGGGAACTAATGTTAAAAGTCAGttcaaagaagaattcaaaaaccAGACACATACAAATACAAGCAATTAGGAACGTTGAAATCCACTTGTTAATAAATGCAAAACTGGCCAGGGCAATAATTGCAAAATTAATTGCAAGGCTAATTTCCATTATTATCGTTTACTACAACGTACACAATTGTAAAATAACGGCAACGAAAGGCAGAGATAACCTGGATGAGGGAGCTAGACAAGACAACCAGTATTTCTTTTCCTGGccatttcaaagtctttcacaatttttcccgacaaaattatacacaaaatattttcacatggaCGTGCATTTTCCTGGGCGGCTCATCCACAGCTTtcatcacttttttaaaagaaatggtgTGCCAAAAAGATTGAGAACCATTGTTCTAGTCACAGCCAACTATTCAACGGTACCCGAGAACTTTCCTGCCTGTGTGCCTTTGCTCTGAATGAGTCTTGTCTTCCTTGATTTATAAACCCCTACTCAATCTCAAGGCCCAGGCGAAAGTGCACCTTATGCTCTGCATCGCTTTCCACCACCACGTCTCCCCTGATTAACGGCCTCCTCATCTGCTTTCTCTTAAGTACGTCTATTAACGCACTTGGTACACTGTATTTAGCACTTATTTGTTAGCTCCCTTCCATTGAGGACAAGGACTAGagtcctgaaaaagaaaatgacttaatTTTACAACACAAGTAGTCACACTCGCTATCCATTGGCCGCCACATCTCAAATTTGCGAAGCAAGGCAATTTCCCTTCTGACGTCTGGCCCTCTCGGCACCCGTCCTTCCGCATCGACGCCGCCAGGGACGCGGCGGGCCCCAAACCTCCCAACGCCGGACATCACGCGCCCCCAGTCGCTGACAACTAGAACTACAAGGGCTGCCAGAGAACTTCTGCGCGTGCGCACAAAGAATCAGGACGGGCGAACCGACGGGTTggtgggagggggcggggtgAGAGGGACGAGAGATGACAGAACGGACTGCATGAAAAACGACTGAGGGGAATTTACACCTCACCCAACCTGAGCGACCCTACGGTCCACTCGAACTTACTCCGTTCAGTGCCCAAAATACAGAGCCAGGGACTGCGTCCTTCAGCCCTGTCCGTCTCCCGATCCTTACGGTCGTGGCTGTTTCTGCGTCATAGGAGCAGCGACACGGCTCTCCGCTTCGTCTCGTAAAAGACCGGGCCGGAGGCGGTGCGCCGTTGCTTACGTCACAGGCGTGGGCTGGCTCGGGGGCGGGGCATCGGAGAACGCGGCCCGCCAAGGAGGCTCGCAGCCAGGGGAGAATTTGATTGGCGGTTTGAAAACGGCGGTTTTGACTGGGGCGCTGGGGGGGCGGGCTAAGTATTGGGTCCTGGTCTGGTTGCGGTCGCGGGTTAATGACGTCACAGACTTTCGCGGGGGAAATTCGAAAGTGGATTTTGTACAGTGGAAAAGTGAAGTGAACTCTTTCTCGGGGTTTCCGGAGAGTGGGGCTGGATAGGCAGCGGGATTTTAGCGAGAGGCGGCGAAGCTGATTTGGGGCAAGAGGACGAGAGAATGTGCTCTGACAGAAGCGGACCGGTAAGGGTGCTGCGTGGAACCGGGATTGGGTGGCGACAGTCACAGCTGGCTCGGACTCCCTGTGGAAAGTGGTGCCTCGTCTTCACCACTTTCCCAGCCCTTGCTTTGCGGTTCCCGCATACGTGTGAGGACCAGAGAGggttttgctgtttgtttttatgaCTGACAAAGGGTCGAGTCTTCATTGTCACTTGGTTACACAGGGTCATGGTAATTAGAATCTTGGCAAATGAAATATGGGCTTCTTTTTAGTTATTTGCACTGAATGGTGTCTCAACACAATCTTGGGTTCGTGACTAGAAACTGTTAGACCTGTGAACCACTTTGGGATGAGAAAGATCCTGCTTGTTCCAAAACAAAAGGACCAAAAACATCTCGTCATACCTAATGGGAAGAATGGCTCACGTTTTAA
The genomic region above belongs to Equus caballus isolate H_3958 breed thoroughbred chromosome 2, TB-T2T, whole genome shotgun sequence and contains:
- the LARP7 gene encoding la-related protein 7 isoform X2, translated to METESGNQEKAMEEESTEKKKDVEKKKRSRVKQVLADIAKQVDFWFGDANLHKDRFLREQIEKSRDGYVDISLLVSFNKMKKLTTDGKLIARALKSSAVVELDLEGTRIRRKKPLGERPKDEDERTVYVELLPKNVNHSWIERVFGKCGNVVYISIPHYKSTGDPKGFAFVEFETKEQAAKAIEFLNNPPEEAPRKPGVFPKTVKNKPIPALRVSEKKKKKKKKGRVKKEDNVQTKESNMDTSKEAACKMKRSRTTSEGSEVEITEPQKPPSKKKKKREKAETSSLPSIRTGKRKRSSSEDAECLTPRAKVKKMAQKGDVQKEASEVSKENKDLEVSTEEEKDTGDIKDGSLLKAKRKHKKKHKERHKMGEEVIPLRVLSKSEWMDLKKEYLALQKASMASLKKTISQIKLESEMETDHGVPDKSGMKNGKTDSEAPCPQEKVPATGPQFVSGVIVKIVSTEPLPGRKQVKDTLAAVSEVVYVDLLEGDTECHARFKTPADAQAVIKAYTEMKKKQCWKLEILSGDHEQRYWQKILVDRQAKLNQPREKKRGTEKLITKAEKIRLEKTQQASKHIRFSEYD
- the LARP7 gene encoding la-related protein 7 isoform X1; the protein is METESGNQEKAMEEESTEKKKDVEKKKRSRVKQVLADIAKQVDFWFGDANLHKDRFLREQIEKSRDGYVDISLLVSFNKMKKLTTDGKLIARALKSSAVVELDLEGTRIRRKKPLGERPKDEDERTVYVELLPKNVNHSWIERVFGKCGNVVYISIPHYKSTGDPKGFAFVEFETKEQAAKAIEFLNNPPEEAPRKPGVFPKTVKNKPIPALRVSEEKKKKKKKKGRVKKEDNVQTKESNMDTSKEAACKMKRSRTTSEGSEVEITEPQKPPSKKKKKREKAETSSLPSIRTGKRKRSSSEDAECLTPRAKVKKMAQKGDVQKEASEVSKENKDLEVSTEEEKDTGDIKDGSLLKAKRKHKKKHKERHKMGEEVIPLRVLSKSEWMDLKKEYLALQKASMASLKKTISQIKLESEMETDHGVPDKSGMKNGKTDSEAPCPQEKVPATGPQFVSGVIVKIVSTEPLPGRKQVKDTLAAVSEVVYVDLLEGDTECHARFKTPADAQAVIKAYTEMKKKQCWKLEILSGDHEQRYWQKILVDRQAKLNQPREKKRGTEKLITKAEKIRLEKTQQASKHIRFSEYD